Proteins co-encoded in one Podarcis muralis chromosome 12, rPodMur119.hap1.1, whole genome shotgun sequence genomic window:
- the PEX1 gene encoding peroxisomal ATPase PEX1 isoform X1, with product MVTWAAVSFPRLLSSSSSGDVQSPPFFLVSLASVLASRCYGSSGEWGARGDPLGAVGCGSQDQAVKASWGNQPVFLGWTEIRHCGQHAGNVVEMNRQLAEKLGIKDGQQIFLEPCSQVLSCQQVEVEPLSADDWEILELHAFSLESHLLDQIRIVFPKAVFPVWVEQHTCIYIQIVTLKPAALYGRLEARTELFIRPKVRQYEASSTMLPSTKSDILQDNVPKTKLDPRATTKESCAKETNLNTGVQEPKPDAKASLTASVLPNIWNLIGNIFSSDKEQEASRDTGELNAAKDGLLNLIHMDSVFRVCQIQPPSVQNTLATCTFQKCNAIHVFPWNLEFPALEANIKVSYGKITTLLSPRQQHQESKQNVMSKKEKQMINGEDKKQSGPSKSQESNEISIVQIIWNGFEDLKSAIICNNNMEQLHVGRVWIPEGLRERLHIEMHSAVRITSVNLDPKIPSSIRLYPKKSLNKDISDNEIKNAFNLWIEDYSKLPLLIAGTNDIQLALKDGMEDFVLSVITSEEETAKNTYILSPSLLQKTNMQVLVHPVTSVANGSGAQSSCEQLLPWFGLNCLGGVDNLAVSSLKHVSHSLLKRPLSQKLAPISAGLCSGGILITGAKGSGKTTLAKAICKEAFDRLDAHVEVVDCKALRGKRLENIRKKLEEVFLEAGWKQPSVVLLDDLDHIVGVPLAPEHENSPEAVQSTRLAHVLTDMIKEVISMHSLIALIATSLSEQSLHSSMISAQGIHIFQCFQHIQAPNQGQRCEILHSIIKNKLDSNIDKFCNLDLHLIAKETEGFVARDLTMLVERAVHSCVSTKGTCKKEDLILSTSDFQKALEGFTPTSLRNVNLHKPQEFGWDRIGGLKEIQQVLIDTIQLPAKYPELFANLPIRQRRGILLYGAPGTGKTLLAGVVARESGMNFISIKGPELLSKYIGASEQAVRDVFNRAQAAKPCILFFDEFDSLAPRRGHDNTGVTDRVVNQLLTQLDGVEGLEGVYVLAATSRPDLIDPALLRPGRLDKCLYCPHPDQASRLEILRALSHSLPLAHDVDFQHLAEKTEHFTGADLKALLYNAQLEAVHANFGSTLPQEIGSSSDSDLSLSSMVFLNQSSGSDDSAGDGEGGLEQSLVSLEMCELLPEDPRSNIYRLYFGSSYESELGNGTASEMSSQCFSGPNSINHDLASISLKDLVSYQPPILRTALQEGYQELNQEQIEQLRAEINAIKANYRSKNGEEVTPPSSVPSKNTLSITQLHLITALGNTKPSISQDDWNNFTELYDNFRNPKRKVPSGATFKPGQKVTLA from the exons ATGGTAACGTGGGCAGCCGTCTCGTTCCCACGTTTGCTCTCCTCGTCGTCTTCTGGCGACGTTCAGTCGCCCCCTTTCTTTCTCGTCAGCCTTGCCAGCGTCCTGGCGTCCCGTTGCTATGGCAGCAGTGGGGAATGGGGGGCTCGGGGGGATCCTCTTGGCGCTGTGGGGTGTGGTTCTCAG GATCAAGCTGTGAAAGCGTCTTGGGGCAATCAGCCTGTTTTCTTGGGCTGGACAGAAATCAGACATTGTGGTCAGCATGCTGGAAATGTTGTAGAAATGAACAGACAACTTGCAGAGAAACTTGGCATCAAAGATGGGCAACAG ATCTTCCTCGAGCCCTGTTCTCAAGTCTTGTCCTGTCAGCAAGTAGAAGTGGAACCCCTCTCAGCAGATGATTGGGAGATCCTG GAGCTGCATGCTTTCTCACTTGAAAGCCATCTTCTTGACCAAATTCGAATAGTGTTTCCCAAAGCTGTCTTCCCAGTGTGGGTTGAACAACACACTTGTATTTATATCCAGATTG TTACTCTAAAACCTGCTGCTCTTTACGGGAGACTGGAAGCTCGTACAGAGCTTTTCATACGCCCCAAAGTACGTCAGTATGAAGCAAGTTCCACCATGCTGCCTTCCACAAAAAGTGACATCTTACAGGACAATGTTCCTAAAACCAAGTTGGATCCAAGAGCAACAACTAAGGAATCATGTGCCAAAGAAACTAATTTAAATACGGGCGTCCAAGAGCCTAAGCCAGATGCAAAGGCGTCATTAACTGCAAGTGTCCTGCCAAACATATGGAATTTAATTGGGAACATTTTCTCCTCTGACAAAGAACAGGAGGCTTCTCGTGACACAGGTGAACTGAATGCTGCCAAAGATGGGCTGCTAAACTTGATTCACATGGATTCTGTTTTCAGAGTATGCCAGATTCAGCCCCCCAGTGTGCAAAATACATTGGCAACATGTACGTTTCAGAAATGCAACGCCATTCATGTATTTCCATGGAATCTAGAATTCCCTGCTTTAGAAGCTAATATTAAAGTGTCTTACGGGAAAATCACTACACTGCTCTCTCCAAGACAGCAGCATCAAGAGTCAAAGCAGAATGTAatgtcaaagaaagaaaaacagatgatCAATGGAGAAGACAAAAAGCAATCCGGCCCTAGTAAAAGTCAAGAATCCAATGAGATATCTATTGTACAAATAATATGGAATGGATTTGAGGATCTAAAGAGTGCTATAATATGTAATAACAACATGGAACAACTGCATGTCGGAAGAGTTTGG ATACCAGAAGGGTTGAGAGAGAGACTACACATAGAAATGCATTCAGCTGTCAGAATCACATCAGTGAACTTGGATCCTAAAATTCCCTCATCTATTAGATTGTATCCCAAAAAATCTTTA AATAAAGATATCAGtgacaatgaaataaaaaatgcctTTAATTTGTGGATAGAGGATTATAGCAAACTTCCCTTGCTAATAGCAGGCACGAATGATATACAATTAGCGCTTAAAGATG GTATGGAGGACTTTGTCCTCAGTGTCATTACTTCTGAAGAGGAGACGGCAAAAAATACTTACATCCTGAGTCCCAGCTTGTTGCAGAAGACAAATATGCAA GTTCTGGTACATCCTGTGACCTCAGTAGCCAATGGCAGTGGTGCACAATCTTCTTGTGAGCAGCTTCTTCCATGGTTTGGCCTGAACTGTTTGGG AGGAGTTGATAATTTAGCAGTATCTTCTTTGAAGCATGTATCTCACAGCCTTTTGAAACGACCACTGTCTCAAAAGCTAGCTCCCATATCTGCAGGGCTATGCAGTGGAGGTATCCTGATTACTGGAGCAAAG GGAAGTGGCAAGACAACTTTAGCAAAAGCCATCTGCAAAGAAGCATTTGATAGACTGGATGCCCATGTGGAAGTAGTTGACTGCAAAGCTTTAAGAG GAAAGAGATTAGAAAACATACGGAAAAAACTGGAAGAAGTTTTTCTAGAGGCAGGATGGAAACAACCATCTGTTGTTTTGCTAGATGACCTTGATCACATAGTTGGAGTACCCCTTGCTCCGGAGCATGAGAACAGTCCTGAAGCTGTCCAGAGTACTCGCCTTGCTCATG TTTTGACAGATATGATAAAAGAAGTTATTTCCATGCACAGTTTGATCGCACTCATTGCCACAAGCCTATCTGAGCAGTCACTTCATTCTTCCATGATTTCTGCTCAAGGAATTCACATATTTCAATGTTTCCAACATATCCAGGCTCCAAATCAG GGACAAAGATGTGAAATACTTCAttccataataaaaaataaacttgaCTCCAATATAGACAAGTTTTGTAATCTTGATCTCCATCTAAttgcaaaggaaacagaaggatttgtaGCTAGAGATCTGACAATGTTAGTTGAACGTGCTGTACACTCATGTGTTTCTACCAAAGGAACGTGTAAAAAAGAAG ATTTGATTCTGTCAACATCAGACTTCCAAAAAGCTTTAGAAGGTTTTACCCCAACATCTTTGAGAAACGTTAACCTCCATAAGCCTCAGGAGTTTGGCTGGGATAGAATTGGTGGCCTCAAGGAGATACAGCAAGTGCTTATAGATACTATCCAATTGCCTGCCAAG TATCCAGAATTATTTGCAAACCTGCCCATACGACAAAGAAGAGGAATCTTACTATATGGGGCTCCAGGAACAGGGAAAACTTTGTTAGCAGGTGTAGTTGCCCGAGAAAGTGGAATGAATTTTATCAGCATCAAG ggacCAGAACTGCTCAGCAAATACATTGGAGCAAGTGAACAAGCAGTTCGAGATGTATTTAACAG AGCACAGGCAGCCAAGCCTTGCATACTTTTCTTTGATGAATTTGATTCCCTCGCTCCTCGAAGAGGTCATGATAACACTGGTGTAACTGACCGCGTTGTTAATCAACTGCTGACTCAACTAGATGGAGTAGAAGGCTTAGAAG GAGTTTATGTACTAGCGGCCACTAGTCGCCCTGATTTGATTGACCCTGCTCTGTTGAGACCAGGCCGATTGGATAAGTGTCTGTATTGTCCACATCCTGATCAG GCTTCCCGACTGGAAATTTTAAGAGCACTGAGTCATTCTCTCCCTCTGGCACATGATGTGGATTTTCAGCATTTGGCAGAAAAAACAGAACATTTCACAGGAGCAGACCTAAAAGCTTTACTGTATAATGCACAATTGGAGGCCGTGCATGCTAATTTTGGTTCAACCTTGCCCCAG GAAATAGGTTCTAGCTCAGATAGCGATCTCAGTCTATCATCGATGGTTTTCTTAAATCAAAGCAGTGGATCAGATGATTCTGctggagatggagaaggaggcTTGGAGCAATCTCTAGTTTCTCTTGAGATGTGTGAGCTGCTTCCAGAAGATCCAAGGTCCAACATCTATCGTCTTTACTTTGGCAGCTCCTATGAATCAGAGCTCGGCAATGGAACTGCTTCAGAAATG AGTTCTCAGTGTTTCTCGGGACCAAACTCCATAAATCATGATTTAGCTAGCATCTCTCTGAAGGATTTAGTATCCTACCAGCCCCCAATTCTAAGAACAGCCTTACAGGAAGGTTATCAAGAACTTAATCAAGAACAGATAGAGCAACTCAGGGCTGAAATCAATGCGATCAAGGCCAACTACAGAAGCAAAAACGGG GAGGAAGTCACTCCTCCATCATCAGTACCCAGCAAGAACACTTTAAGCATTACTCAGCTTCACCTGATAACTGCACTTGGAAACACAAAGCCATCTATTAGTCAAGACGACTGGAATAATTTTACTGAACT ctaCGATAATTTTCGCAATCCAAAGAGGAAAGTGCCCAGTGGAGCAACTTTCAAACCAGGACAAAAAGTGACATTAGCTTAA
- the PEX1 gene encoding peroxisomal ATPase PEX1 isoform X2: MWGVGGPGAATASVSLSGARDCFLHLPPSLASSLRLQQDQAVKASWGNQPVFLGWTEIRHCGQHAGNVVEMNRQLAEKLGIKDGQQIFLEPCSQVLSCQQVEVEPLSADDWEILELHAFSLESHLLDQIRIVFPKAVFPVWVEQHTCIYIQIVTLKPAALYGRLEARTELFIRPKVRQYEASSTMLPSTKSDILQDNVPKTKLDPRATTKESCAKETNLNTGVQEPKPDAKASLTASVLPNIWNLIGNIFSSDKEQEASRDTGELNAAKDGLLNLIHMDSVFRVCQIQPPSVQNTLATCTFQKCNAIHVFPWNLEFPALEANIKVSYGKITTLLSPRQQHQESKQNVMSKKEKQMINGEDKKQSGPSKSQESNEISIVQIIWNGFEDLKSAIICNNNMEQLHVGRVWIPEGLRERLHIEMHSAVRITSVNLDPKIPSSIRLYPKKSLNKDISDNEIKNAFNLWIEDYSKLPLLIAGTNDIQLALKDGMEDFVLSVITSEEETAKNTYILSPSLLQKTNMQVLVHPVTSVANGSGAQSSCEQLLPWFGLNCLGGVDNLAVSSLKHVSHSLLKRPLSQKLAPISAGLCSGGILITGAKGSGKTTLAKAICKEAFDRLDAHVEVVDCKALRGKRLENIRKKLEEVFLEAGWKQPSVVLLDDLDHIVGVPLAPEHENSPEAVQSTRLAHVLTDMIKEVISMHSLIALIATSLSEQSLHSSMISAQGIHIFQCFQHIQAPNQGQRCEILHSIIKNKLDSNIDKFCNLDLHLIAKETEGFVARDLTMLVERAVHSCVSTKGTCKKEDLILSTSDFQKALEGFTPTSLRNVNLHKPQEFGWDRIGGLKEIQQVLIDTIQLPAKYPELFANLPIRQRRGILLYGAPGTGKTLLAGVVARESGMNFISIKGPELLSKYIGASEQAVRDVFNRAQAAKPCILFFDEFDSLAPRRGHDNTGVTDRVVNQLLTQLDGVEGLEGVYVLAATSRPDLIDPALLRPGRLDKCLYCPHPDQASRLEILRALSHSLPLAHDVDFQHLAEKTEHFTGADLKALLYNAQLEAVHANFGSTLPQEIGSSSDSDLSLSSMVFLNQSSGSDDSAGDGEGGLEQSLVSLEMCELLPEDPRSNIYRLYFGSSYESELGNGTASEMSSQCFSGPNSINHDLASISLKDLVSYQPPILRTALQEGYQELNQEQIEQLRAEINAIKANYRSKNGEEVTPPSSVPSKNTLSITQLHLITALGNTKPSISQDDWNNFTELYDNFRNPKRKVPSGATFKPGQKVTLA, from the exons GCTTGGCTTCCAGCCTCCGTCTGCAGCAG GATCAAGCTGTGAAAGCGTCTTGGGGCAATCAGCCTGTTTTCTTGGGCTGGACAGAAATCAGACATTGTGGTCAGCATGCTGGAAATGTTGTAGAAATGAACAGACAACTTGCAGAGAAACTTGGCATCAAAGATGGGCAACAG ATCTTCCTCGAGCCCTGTTCTCAAGTCTTGTCCTGTCAGCAAGTAGAAGTGGAACCCCTCTCAGCAGATGATTGGGAGATCCTG GAGCTGCATGCTTTCTCACTTGAAAGCCATCTTCTTGACCAAATTCGAATAGTGTTTCCCAAAGCTGTCTTCCCAGTGTGGGTTGAACAACACACTTGTATTTATATCCAGATTG TTACTCTAAAACCTGCTGCTCTTTACGGGAGACTGGAAGCTCGTACAGAGCTTTTCATACGCCCCAAAGTACGTCAGTATGAAGCAAGTTCCACCATGCTGCCTTCCACAAAAAGTGACATCTTACAGGACAATGTTCCTAAAACCAAGTTGGATCCAAGAGCAACAACTAAGGAATCATGTGCCAAAGAAACTAATTTAAATACGGGCGTCCAAGAGCCTAAGCCAGATGCAAAGGCGTCATTAACTGCAAGTGTCCTGCCAAACATATGGAATTTAATTGGGAACATTTTCTCCTCTGACAAAGAACAGGAGGCTTCTCGTGACACAGGTGAACTGAATGCTGCCAAAGATGGGCTGCTAAACTTGATTCACATGGATTCTGTTTTCAGAGTATGCCAGATTCAGCCCCCCAGTGTGCAAAATACATTGGCAACATGTACGTTTCAGAAATGCAACGCCATTCATGTATTTCCATGGAATCTAGAATTCCCTGCTTTAGAAGCTAATATTAAAGTGTCTTACGGGAAAATCACTACACTGCTCTCTCCAAGACAGCAGCATCAAGAGTCAAAGCAGAATGTAatgtcaaagaaagaaaaacagatgatCAATGGAGAAGACAAAAAGCAATCCGGCCCTAGTAAAAGTCAAGAATCCAATGAGATATCTATTGTACAAATAATATGGAATGGATTTGAGGATCTAAAGAGTGCTATAATATGTAATAACAACATGGAACAACTGCATGTCGGAAGAGTTTGG ATACCAGAAGGGTTGAGAGAGAGACTACACATAGAAATGCATTCAGCTGTCAGAATCACATCAGTGAACTTGGATCCTAAAATTCCCTCATCTATTAGATTGTATCCCAAAAAATCTTTA AATAAAGATATCAGtgacaatgaaataaaaaatgcctTTAATTTGTGGATAGAGGATTATAGCAAACTTCCCTTGCTAATAGCAGGCACGAATGATATACAATTAGCGCTTAAAGATG GTATGGAGGACTTTGTCCTCAGTGTCATTACTTCTGAAGAGGAGACGGCAAAAAATACTTACATCCTGAGTCCCAGCTTGTTGCAGAAGACAAATATGCAA GTTCTGGTACATCCTGTGACCTCAGTAGCCAATGGCAGTGGTGCACAATCTTCTTGTGAGCAGCTTCTTCCATGGTTTGGCCTGAACTGTTTGGG AGGAGTTGATAATTTAGCAGTATCTTCTTTGAAGCATGTATCTCACAGCCTTTTGAAACGACCACTGTCTCAAAAGCTAGCTCCCATATCTGCAGGGCTATGCAGTGGAGGTATCCTGATTACTGGAGCAAAG GGAAGTGGCAAGACAACTTTAGCAAAAGCCATCTGCAAAGAAGCATTTGATAGACTGGATGCCCATGTGGAAGTAGTTGACTGCAAAGCTTTAAGAG GAAAGAGATTAGAAAACATACGGAAAAAACTGGAAGAAGTTTTTCTAGAGGCAGGATGGAAACAACCATCTGTTGTTTTGCTAGATGACCTTGATCACATAGTTGGAGTACCCCTTGCTCCGGAGCATGAGAACAGTCCTGAAGCTGTCCAGAGTACTCGCCTTGCTCATG TTTTGACAGATATGATAAAAGAAGTTATTTCCATGCACAGTTTGATCGCACTCATTGCCACAAGCCTATCTGAGCAGTCACTTCATTCTTCCATGATTTCTGCTCAAGGAATTCACATATTTCAATGTTTCCAACATATCCAGGCTCCAAATCAG GGACAAAGATGTGAAATACTTCAttccataataaaaaataaacttgaCTCCAATATAGACAAGTTTTGTAATCTTGATCTCCATCTAAttgcaaaggaaacagaaggatttgtaGCTAGAGATCTGACAATGTTAGTTGAACGTGCTGTACACTCATGTGTTTCTACCAAAGGAACGTGTAAAAAAGAAG ATTTGATTCTGTCAACATCAGACTTCCAAAAAGCTTTAGAAGGTTTTACCCCAACATCTTTGAGAAACGTTAACCTCCATAAGCCTCAGGAGTTTGGCTGGGATAGAATTGGTGGCCTCAAGGAGATACAGCAAGTGCTTATAGATACTATCCAATTGCCTGCCAAG TATCCAGAATTATTTGCAAACCTGCCCATACGACAAAGAAGAGGAATCTTACTATATGGGGCTCCAGGAACAGGGAAAACTTTGTTAGCAGGTGTAGTTGCCCGAGAAAGTGGAATGAATTTTATCAGCATCAAG ggacCAGAACTGCTCAGCAAATACATTGGAGCAAGTGAACAAGCAGTTCGAGATGTATTTAACAG AGCACAGGCAGCCAAGCCTTGCATACTTTTCTTTGATGAATTTGATTCCCTCGCTCCTCGAAGAGGTCATGATAACACTGGTGTAACTGACCGCGTTGTTAATCAACTGCTGACTCAACTAGATGGAGTAGAAGGCTTAGAAG GAGTTTATGTACTAGCGGCCACTAGTCGCCCTGATTTGATTGACCCTGCTCTGTTGAGACCAGGCCGATTGGATAAGTGTCTGTATTGTCCACATCCTGATCAG GCTTCCCGACTGGAAATTTTAAGAGCACTGAGTCATTCTCTCCCTCTGGCACATGATGTGGATTTTCAGCATTTGGCAGAAAAAACAGAACATTTCACAGGAGCAGACCTAAAAGCTTTACTGTATAATGCACAATTGGAGGCCGTGCATGCTAATTTTGGTTCAACCTTGCCCCAG GAAATAGGTTCTAGCTCAGATAGCGATCTCAGTCTATCATCGATGGTTTTCTTAAATCAAAGCAGTGGATCAGATGATTCTGctggagatggagaaggaggcTTGGAGCAATCTCTAGTTTCTCTTGAGATGTGTGAGCTGCTTCCAGAAGATCCAAGGTCCAACATCTATCGTCTTTACTTTGGCAGCTCCTATGAATCAGAGCTCGGCAATGGAACTGCTTCAGAAATG AGTTCTCAGTGTTTCTCGGGACCAAACTCCATAAATCATGATTTAGCTAGCATCTCTCTGAAGGATTTAGTATCCTACCAGCCCCCAATTCTAAGAACAGCCTTACAGGAAGGTTATCAAGAACTTAATCAAGAACAGATAGAGCAACTCAGGGCTGAAATCAATGCGATCAAGGCCAACTACAGAAGCAAAAACGGG GAGGAAGTCACTCCTCCATCATCAGTACCCAGCAAGAACACTTTAAGCATTACTCAGCTTCACCTGATAACTGCACTTGGAAACACAAAGCCATCTATTAGTCAAGACGACTGGAATAATTTTACTGAACT ctaCGATAATTTTCGCAATCCAAAGAGGAAAGTGCCCAGTGGAGCAACTTTCAAACCAGGACAAAAAGTGACATTAGCTTAA